In the genome of bacterium, one region contains:
- a CDS encoding winged helix DNA-binding domain-containing protein, protein MIHSDVAQLRLANQGLIQNRGETPSEIVSWLGAIQAQDYTMAKWAIGVRLPGSTEKTIEAALDGGDILRTHVLRPTWHFVTGEDIHWMLELTAPHIRSSMKSRHKQLGLSASVLSKSYAVIEKFLMGNNHSTRDELMAKLEKAKISTKDSRASHIFLMAELDGLICSGVLKGKKTTYALLDERISKKKKMTREESLYKLSSLYFSSHGPATLQDFIWWSGLPVGDAKSAFQTIRKNFIEKTIDKQNYLMKDSSNQTISSAFLLPAFDEFLISYKNRKASIPSGNFAKAISNNGIFWPTITINGQVEGTWKRILKKDRMSVVFNFFNKKLNTTTQKKLLEKTTEDLKLFFDYPNV, encoded by the coding sequence ATGATTCATTCTGACGTAGCGCAGTTGCGCTTGGCCAATCAAGGGTTAATTCAAAACCGCGGCGAAACTCCCTCAGAAATCGTTTCGTGGCTTGGCGCCATACAAGCTCAGGATTACACGATGGCGAAGTGGGCCATTGGCGTAAGGCTGCCCGGATCAACTGAGAAAACAATTGAAGCCGCGTTGGATGGCGGCGATATCTTAAGGACACATGTTCTGAGGCCGACATGGCATTTCGTTACCGGGGAAGATATCCATTGGATGTTGGAATTGACAGCGCCCCATATCCGGTCGTCGATGAAATCAAGACACAAACAATTAGGGCTTTCAGCAAGTGTCTTGTCTAAAAGTTATGCTGTTATCGAAAAATTTTTGATGGGAAATAATCATTCAACTCGCGATGAATTGATGGCTAAATTAGAAAAAGCTAAAATTTCAACAAAAGATTCACGTGCATCGCATATTTTCCTGATGGCGGAGTTGGATGGACTGATCTGCAGTGGTGTTTTAAAAGGAAAAAAAACAACGTATGCACTGCTTGATGAGCGAATTTCCAAAAAGAAAAAAATGACACGAGAGGAATCATTATATAAATTATCCAGTCTTTATTTTTCCAGCCATGGTCCAGCCACGTTACAGGATTTTATATGGTGGTCAGGTTTACCAGTCGGCGATGCCAAAAGTGCTTTCCAAACGATTCGAAAAAATTTTATTGAAAAGACTATAGATAAGCAAAATTATTTAATGAAAGATTCGTCAAACCAGACAATCAGCTCGGCTTTTTTACTTCCAGCGTTTGATGAGTTTTTGATCAGCTACAAAAACCGAAAAGCGTCCATACCTTCCGGAAATTTTGCTAAGGCGATTTCAAATAATGGAATTTTCTGGCCGACGATTACTATTAATGGGCAAGTTGAAGGCACATGGAAACGAATACTAAAAAAAGACCGGATGTCCGTTGTTTTCAATTTTTTTAACAAAAAACTCAACACTACTACACAAAAAAAATTACTTGAAAAAACCACTGAAGATTTGAAACTTTTTTTTGATTATCCCAACGTTTAG
- a CDS encoding S1/P1 Nuclease, which translates to MRSKLTLIILPVIAVPVILGWGAYGHERINRAAVLALPSPLLEFFYNHIDFVTQESSVPDLRKYTLRDKAEHPRHYIDLENFGILDSIPLTMKEAKIKYSEAFLDTNGILPWYLMESMDKLTRAFKEKRKTEILFLAADIGHYLGDANMPLHTSANHDGQLTNQRGIHAFWEAQLPEMFGSTYDFHTDEAKYIENVQSETWDIILHSHRLADTLLMIDRELKKTFSPDSILVKGADGKPAKNKFSQVIHTLNYARQYHAQANGMIERQLLNAIRSTSNFWYTAWINAGKPDLNNLDPKELTERNRKNLKEELSLWKKGKLFGIQSETDF; encoded by the coding sequence ATTCGATCTAAACTGACTTTGATAATTTTGCCGGTAATTGCCGTTCCAGTTATTTTAGGCTGGGGAGCGTACGGCCATGAAAGGATCAATCGGGCGGCCGTGCTGGCTTTGCCTTCGCCGCTGCTGGAGTTTTTTTACAATCACATCGATTTTGTTACTCAGGAATCATCCGTTCCGGATTTGCGGAAATACACGTTGCGCGATAAAGCTGAACATCCGCGCCATTACATTGACCTGGAAAATTTCGGGATCCTTGACAGCATTCCTTTGACAATGAAAGAAGCGAAAATAAAATATTCCGAAGCATTTTTGGACACGAACGGGATTTTGCCGTGGTATTTGATGGAATCGATGGATAAACTGACGCGCGCTTTTAAAGAAAAAAGAAAAACCGAAATCCTGTTTCTTGCAGCGGACATCGGTCATTATCTCGGCGATGCCAATATGCCTCTGCACACATCGGCCAATCATGACGGACAATTGACTAATCAACGCGGCATCCACGCATTTTGGGAGGCTCAATTACCGGAAATGTTTGGTTCCACTTATGATTTCCATACCGACGAAGCAAAATACATTGAAAACGTCCAATCGGAAACGTGGGATATTATCCTCCACTCTCACAGGCTTGCTGACACGCTTTTGATGATTGATCGTGAACTTAAAAAAACTTTTTCTCCGGATAGCATCTTAGTCAAAGGCGCTGACGGAAAACCTGCCAAGAATAAATTTAGCCAGGTCATTCACACGTTAAATTACGCCCGTCAATATCATGCCCAAGCCAACGGTATGATCGAGCGCCAGCTCCTCAATGCGATCCGTTCAACAAGTAATTTCTGGTACACAGCTTGGATTAATGCAGGCAAACCTGATCTGAATAATCTAGATCCGAAAGAATTGACTGAACGCAACCGAAAGAATCTTAAAGAAGAATTGTCTTTGTGGAAGAAAGGAAAGTTGTTCGGAATTCAAAGCGAGACAGATTTTTAA
- a CDS encoding beta-lactamase family protein codes for MKRIKWIWITVFFIACGGLEEQPWLPVASPESADLDSGILNELSDRIEAGYYGEVHSLLIIRHGQLVTENYYRGYGASNKHPMYSVTKSVTSALIGIAIDKGLINDLNQPLLSFFPQYSQIQNMSSNKQSVKLSDVLSMRAGFSWNELSISYYDPSNNFNQMANSSDWCKFVLDRPMSDPPGSRFVYNTGASVLLSGVLENATGQSAESFARETLFDALNITDYKWTEAAMGITNTGAGLYLTPRDMAKIGYLYLQKGMWQGVPIISSHWIDTSTTLHAVLTYPFGYGYQWWMTAADSLKNHSPTRQDIKIAWGFADQFIFVIPKLDMVVVSTGGNYDESHDDQAIIFLQQYILKAVKD; via the coding sequence ATGAAAAGAATTAAGTGGATTTGGATTACCGTCTTTTTCATTGCTTGTGGCGGACTCGAAGAGCAGCCTTGGCTTCCGGTTGCTTCGCCAGAAAGTGCGGACTTAGATTCAGGCATCTTGAATGAACTGTCCGACCGGATTGAAGCAGGATATTATGGAGAAGTACATAGCCTGCTGATTATCAGACATGGACAATTAGTAACGGAGAATTATTACCGTGGTTATGGAGCTTCGAATAAACATCCGATGTATTCGGTAACAAAATCCGTGACATCCGCATTGATTGGAATTGCCATTGACAAAGGTCTGATCAATGATTTGAATCAACCGCTCCTTTCATTTTTCCCGCAATACAGTCAGATTCAAAATATGAGTTCCAACAAACAATCAGTAAAATTGTCGGATGTACTATCTATGCGAGCAGGATTTAGTTGGAACGAATTGTCCATCTCCTATTATGATCCATCGAATAATTTTAATCAAATGGCAAACAGCTCCGATTGGTGTAAATTTGTTTTAGACCGGCCGATGTCCGATCCTCCGGGTAGTCGCTTCGTCTATAATACCGGTGCAAGCGTTTTGTTGTCCGGTGTGTTGGAAAATGCGACGGGTCAATCAGCCGAATCTTTTGCTCGCGAAACCCTGTTTGATGCGTTGAATATTACCGATTATAAATGGACGGAAGCAGCGATGGGGATTACCAATACCGGAGCCGGTTTATATCTAACGCCTCGTGACATGGCCAAAATCGGTTATCTATATCTGCAAAAAGGTATGTGGCAAGGTGTACCGATTATCTCATCCCACTGGATCGACACTTCTACAACGTTGCATGCGGTTTTAACGTATCCTTTCGGTTATGGCTACCAATGGTGGATGACAGCGGCCGACAGTTTGAAAAATCATTCTCCCACGCGTCAGGACATAAAAATTGCATGGGGGTTTGCGGATCAATTTATTTTTGTAATTCCAAAATTAGACATGGTGGTGGTCTCCACCGGCGGCAATTACGATGAAAGTCATGACGATCAAGCTATTATTTTTTTACAACAATACATTTTAAAAGCAGTAAAGGATTAA
- a CDS encoding amidase: MKRFRFIFVGLFILCGFVLGMLVQTQMTITTAVVEQAEKLIGLNFNEAKRDSMLEGLQEQLANYENIRKVNLSNSVMPAVQFNPIPGGFKFETERKPFKSSKLDKVDMPTKIEDIAFYSVGELAYLIKNKKITSVQLTSMYLDRLKKYGPKLECVITITEELAMKQAKRADEEIAKGNYRGPLHGIPYGIKDLLSAKGYKTTWGSVPYKDQVIDENSTVVKRLEEAGAVLVAKLTMGELAWGDVWYGGKTRNPWNLERGSSGSSAGSASATSAGLVGFSIGTETWGSIVSPSTECGVTGLRPTYGRVSRHGAMALSWSMDKIGPICRTVEDCALVFNAIYGPDGVDPTLYDAPFNYDASIDVKKLRVGYLKNDFEKDSADMKYYSAVFETLKNMGVQLVPVELPKYPTFDIAIILSAEAGAAFDELTRSGKDDLLVRQIKNAWPNVFRASRFIPAVEYIQANRIRNLIIQDMQKLMTTIDVYLAPPFAGDNLLLTNLTGHPCVVLPIGFTEDHLPRTITFMGKLFGEAQILALAKRYQDATVFHKKHPAL; this comes from the coding sequence ATGAAACGTTTCAGATTTATTTTTGTTGGGCTGTTTATTCTTTGCGGATTTGTTCTTGGCATGTTAGTGCAAACGCAAATGACGATTACGACAGCTGTGGTAGAACAAGCCGAGAAATTAATCGGCTTGAATTTCAATGAAGCCAAGAGAGATTCCATGCTGGAAGGGCTACAGGAACAGTTAGCAAATTATGAAAACATACGTAAAGTAAATTTGTCCAATTCCGTAATGCCGGCCGTTCAGTTTAATCCGATTCCGGGAGGATTTAAATTTGAAACTGAGCGTAAGCCGTTTAAATCGTCAAAACTTGATAAAGTCGATATGCCTACGAAAATCGAGGATATCGCGTTTTACTCCGTCGGAGAATTAGCTTATCTCATCAAAAATAAAAAAATTACTTCCGTGCAATTGACGTCAATGTATCTTGACCGGTTAAAAAAATACGGCCCGAAATTGGAATGCGTCATTACAATTACTGAAGAACTTGCCATGAAACAGGCGAAACGTGCCGATGAAGAAATAGCCAAAGGGAACTATCGCGGGCCGCTGCACGGTATTCCGTACGGCATTAAAGATTTACTTTCGGCCAAAGGTTATAAAACGACCTGGGGATCCGTTCCGTACAAAGATCAGGTAATCGATGAAAACTCAACGGTTGTCAAACGTTTGGAGGAAGCCGGTGCCGTGTTAGTGGCGAAGCTCACGATGGGAGAATTGGCCTGGGGTGATGTATGGTACGGCGGTAAAACAAGAAACCCGTGGAATTTAGAGCGGGGTTCGAGCGGCTCGTCGGCCGGATCGGCTTCGGCCACTTCTGCCGGATTAGTCGGTTTCTCAATCGGAACGGAAACGTGGGGTTCCATCGTCTCACCGTCGACGGAATGCGGCGTTACCGGCTTGCGTCCAACCTATGGACGCGTCAGTCGGCATGGCGCGATGGCATTAAGTTGGTCGATGGATAAAATCGGCCCGATCTGCCGGACTGTTGAAGATTGCGCTCTTGTGTTCAACGCCATTTATGGTCCGGATGGCGTCGACCCGACGTTGTATGACGCTCCATTCAATTACGATGCTTCGATCGACGTAAAAAAATTACGCGTGGGATATTTGAAAAACGATTTTGAAAAAGATTCAGCCGACATGAAGTATTATTCAGCCGTTTTTGAAACATTGAAAAATATGGGTGTGCAATTAGTTCCGGTGGAATTACCCAAATATCCGACCTTCGACATCGCGATCATTCTCAGCGCCGAAGCCGGAGCTGCATTTGATGAACTCACACGCAGCGGCAAAGACGATTTGCTCGTTCGTCAAATTAAAAATGCATGGCCAAATGTTTTCCGTGCCTCTCGTTTTATTCCTGCGGTTGAATATATTCAAGCCAACAGAATACGAAACCTGATTATTCAGGATATGCAAAAACTGATGACGACGATCGACGTGTATCTTGCACCGCCATTTGCGGGGGATAATTTACTTTTGACTAATCTGACCGGCCATCCGTGCGTGGTACTTCCAATCGGATTTACAGAAGATCATTTGCCGAGAACGATAACTTTTATGGGAAAACTTTTTGGTGAGGCACAGATTTTGGCCTTGGCCAAACGTTATCAGGATGCGACGGTATTTCATAAAAAACATCCGGCTTTATAA
- a CDS encoding RNA polymerase sigma factor, whose translation MNETEFKQLYESHAKSLWSYIRRFCNDEDLTNDVVQESFVRMLSREIPSLTDQQRKTYLFQTATRLVLDHWRANKKMTELSIEDKMEQNFELKVVQKIDLESAFRQLPSNQRSLLWLAYAENYSHSEIAEILNIQSKSVKVLLFRAKNRLLEILSKKESL comes from the coding sequence ATGAATGAAACTGAATTCAAACAATTGTATGAGTCGCATGCAAAATCGTTATGGTCTTACATCCGCCGTTTTTGTAATGATGAGGATCTGACTAACGATGTCGTTCAGGAATCGTTTGTGCGTATGCTCAGCCGCGAAATTCCATCCTTGACCGATCAACAGCGAAAAACCTATCTGTTTCAAACGGCTACGCGCCTGGTATTGGATCACTGGCGTGCAAACAAAAAAATGACTGAGCTTAGCATTGAAGATAAGATGGAACAAAATTTCGAATTGAAGGTTGTTCAAAAAATTGACCTCGAAAGCGCCTTTCGCCAATTACCATCGAATCAGCGCTCTTTGTTGTGGTTAGCTTATGCCGAAAATTATTCTCATTCCGAAATCGCCGAAATCCTGAACATTCAATCTAAAAGCGTAAAAGTTCTGCTGTTTCGTGCCAAAAACCGTTTGCTGGAAATTTTATCAAAAAAGGAATCGTTATGA
- a CDS encoding DEAD/DEAH box helicase has product MSLNEFHPAVANWFTKTFSQPTEIQSLAWPAIKRRRHTLIAAPTGSGKTLASFLATIDDLIQQGLQSPLPNQTMVVYVSPLKALSNDIEKNLQRPLEGIEEELTSMQLPRVELRTMVRTGDTPASERTAMLKHPPHILVTTPESLFLLLTSENGRKMLHDVHTVIVDEIHALVRDKRGTHLALSLERLQALVQKPLTRIGISATQKPIEAIADFLVGIDQAAPQTQTDSSASLKDRNQCTIINTGHKRNLELGIEVPRSPLTAVMSTEVWEEIYIRLEELIAEHRTTLIFVNTRRLAERIAHYLTEKLGPETITAHHGSMSREQRLDAEQRLKSGALRALVATASLELGIDIGSVDLVCQIGSPKSIATFLQRVGRSGHSVTGTPKGRIFPLTRDELVECASLFDAIRRGELDHIIIPEKPVDILAQQIVAEVAAQEWHEDELFELFRRAYPYRNLTRKEFDETIEMLVNGFTTRRGKRGAYLFNDVVNKRLRARKGSRLAAITSGGAIPDTFDYDVILEPTNTFIGTLNEDFAFEASVGDIFQLGNKSWQILRVENGVVRVADAGMSPPSIPFWLGEAPGRSIELSYAVSRFRDEVASRFGNLDELLAANSELSPDSSTTLKDRETAPTKWRGTAPDWLVNEVGIHSAAADQIVTYLALAKTALGVIPSQTTIVLERFFDEAGDMHLIIHSPFGSRLNRAWGLSLRKKFCRKFNFELQAAATEDAIILSLGSTHSFPVDEVFTYLNSKIVRPTLVQAVFDSPMFEIRWRWNATRSLAMLRRRDGKKVPAQIQRMNAQDLVALVFPDQLACLENIAGDREVPDHPLVNQTIEDCLFEAMDVGELENLFRRIEANEIKLVAKDLREPSPLAQEILNARPYAFLDDAPIEERRARAVMSRRWLDPSEAADLGKLDPLAIELVCDEVWPEVENADELHDALTLLGFLTEQEIAPWKNYFDELASQKRATIFQVNQTVCYLAIERVQQFKAIFDNGHFTPELNLPEKLLAQSWTREDALTEIIRGRLEGLGPVTASKLALSVGLPASDIDQSLLKLEVEGFAFRGKFKPDALETEWCERRILARIHRYTLEKLRKEIEAVSPADFMRFLFSWQHVDPAERLEGQEALNVVLNQLEGFEAAAAAWESDILPARITDYDFTWLDFACLSGRTAWGRFRVNGSGRGPVKSTPIMLVQRTNLETWKHFSDAPKEILESLSHTTKKVYEFLVERGASFYHDIVDKAGVLKSQAEEAIAELVALGIVTSDSFTGLRALLVPAKYKLASAHERGKKQAPFTMDQAGRWGLLLDNSQVSGSLSAPASDKSNMEIEFTARLLLRRYGVVFRKLAEREAISPPWRELAKIYRKLEARGEIRGGRFVEGVWGEQFALPEAVTKLRSIKKEQKTGKLISISASDPLNLHGVITVEKRVSNIAANRILYRDGVPVALLDGKDVTFLENINEPEKWPLQNVLVQRPIPPKLRSYLGKGIA; this is encoded by the coding sequence ATGTCTTTAAACGAATTTCATCCGGCTGTAGCAAACTGGTTTACTAAAACCTTCAGTCAGCCGACAGAAATACAATCGCTCGCGTGGCCGGCGATCAAACGCCGCCGCCACACGCTCATTGCTGCGCCAACAGGTTCCGGTAAAACCCTGGCCTCTTTTCTCGCCACGATCGACGATTTGATTCAACAAGGCCTGCAATCGCCGTTGCCCAACCAGACGATGGTCGTGTACGTGTCGCCATTAAAAGCGCTGAGCAACGATATTGAAAAAAATCTTCAGCGACCGCTTGAAGGTATCGAAGAAGAATTAACATCGATGCAGTTGCCGCGGGTCGAACTGCGTACGATGGTTCGAACCGGCGACACGCCTGCCAGCGAGCGCACCGCGATGCTCAAACATCCTCCGCACATTCTCGTCACGACGCCGGAATCGTTGTTTCTGCTTTTGACGAGTGAGAACGGCCGTAAAATGTTACATGACGTACATACGGTGATTGTGGATGAAATTCATGCGCTCGTGCGCGACAAACGCGGAACGCATCTGGCACTCTCGCTCGAACGTTTACAAGCGCTTGTTCAAAAACCGCTAACGCGCATCGGCATTTCGGCGACGCAAAAACCGATTGAAGCGATCGCGGATTTTTTGGTTGGAATTGATCAAGCCGCTCCTCAAACACAAACCGACTCTTCGGCTTCGCTCAAAGATCGGAACCAATGTACGATCATCAACACCGGCCACAAACGCAACCTGGAACTTGGCATTGAAGTTCCGCGTTCTCCGCTTACCGCCGTGATGTCCACCGAAGTATGGGAAGAAATTTATATCCGCCTCGAAGAACTGATCGCCGAACACCGCACGACATTGATTTTTGTGAATACACGCCGATTGGCCGAACGCATCGCCCATTATCTTACGGAAAAACTAGGACCCGAAACAATTACCGCACATCACGGCAGTATGTCGCGCGAGCAGCGGTTGGATGCCGAACAGCGATTAAAATCCGGTGCACTGCGTGCACTCGTTGCAACGGCGTCATTGGAACTCGGTATCGATATCGGCTCCGTCGATCTCGTGTGCCAGATCGGTTCGCCCAAATCAATTGCGACTTTTCTACAACGCGTTGGGCGCTCCGGACACAGCGTGACCGGTACTCCCAAAGGCCGGATTTTTCCGCTCACACGCGACGAATTGGTCGAATGCGCGTCGTTATTTGACGCGATCCGCCGCGGCGAACTTGATCACATCATCATCCCGGAAAAACCGGTCGATATTCTGGCGCAACAAATTGTCGCCGAAGTAGCCGCGCAGGAATGGCATGAGGACGAGTTATTCGAACTTTTTCGGCGCGCGTATCCCTACCGGAATCTGACGCGTAAGGAATTTGACGAGACGATCGAGATGCTGGTCAATGGATTTACGACACGTCGTGGTAAACGCGGCGCGTACTTATTTAACGATGTCGTCAACAAACGCCTGCGCGCACGAAAAGGCTCCCGGTTGGCTGCCATCACTTCCGGCGGCGCCATTCCCGATACATTTGATTACGATGTGATCCTCGAGCCGACGAATACGTTTATCGGAACGCTTAATGAAGATTTCGCTTTCGAAGCCAGCGTCGGCGATATTTTTCAATTGGGTAATAAGTCGTGGCAAATTCTACGTGTGGAAAATGGCGTAGTACGCGTTGCAGACGCAGGCATGTCACCGCCGAGTATTCCGTTCTGGCTCGGTGAAGCGCCGGGACGGAGTATCGAATTATCGTACGCCGTTTCGAGATTCAGAGATGAGGTGGCTTCACGGTTTGGAAATTTGGATGAATTATTGGCAGCAAATTCAGAACTCTCTCCCGACTCTTCGACCACGCTCAAAGATCGAGAGACTGCGCCGACAAAATGGCGCGGCACGGCTCCGGATTGGTTAGTCAATGAAGTTGGAATTCACTCGGCGGCAGCCGATCAAATTGTCACATATCTCGCCCTTGCGAAAACGGCACTCGGCGTAATCCCCTCGCAAACAACGATCGTGCTTGAACGATTTTTTGATGAAGCCGGCGACATGCACCTGATCATTCATTCGCCTTTCGGCAGCCGGCTCAATCGTGCATGGGGTTTGTCGCTTCGGAAAAAATTCTGCCGGAAATTTAATTTCGAGCTTCAGGCCGCGGCGACAGAAGATGCAATTATTTTATCGCTCGGTTCGACGCATAGTTTTCCGGTCGATGAAGTATTCACGTATCTCAATTCTAAAATCGTCCGGCCTACGTTGGTACAAGCTGTTTTCGATTCGCCGATGTTTGAAATACGCTGGCGCTGGAATGCAACGCGCTCACTGGCTATGCTGCGCCGCCGTGACGGAAAAAAAGTTCCCGCTCAGATTCAACGCATGAACGCGCAGGATCTGGTTGCGCTTGTTTTCCCGGATCAACTCGCGTGCCTCGAAAATATCGCCGGCGATCGTGAAGTTCCGGATCATCCTTTGGTCAATCAAACTATCGAAGATTGTTTGTTCGAGGCGATGGACGTCGGTGAACTCGAAAATCTTTTCCGGCGCATTGAAGCCAATGAGATCAAACTGGTAGCCAAAGATTTACGCGAACCGTCGCCGTTGGCGCAAGAAATTTTGAACGCACGTCCGTACGCGTTTCTCGATGACGCTCCGATTGAAGAACGCCGTGCCCGTGCCGTGATGAGCCGTCGCTGGCTTGATCCTTCCGAAGCCGCTGATCTGGGCAAACTCGATCCGCTTGCCATTGAATTGGTCTGTGATGAAGTCTGGCCGGAAGTTGAAAATGCGGATGAATTGCATGACGCCCTGACGCTTTTAGGTTTTCTGACCGAACAGGAAATCGCACCGTGGAAAAATTATTTTGATGAACTCGCTTCTCAAAAACGCGCAACGATTTTTCAGGTTAATCAAACAGTCTGTTATCTTGCTATCGAACGCGTCCAGCAATTCAAAGCGATTTTTGATAACGGCCACTTTACGCCCGAATTGAATCTTCCTGAAAAACTATTGGCTCAATCGTGGACCCGCGAAGATGCTTTGACAGAGATCATTCGTGGAAGACTTGAAGGACTTGGCCCGGTCACAGCTTCTAAACTTGCCCTTTCGGTCGGCTTACCGGCTTCTGACATCGATCAGTCTTTACTCAAATTGGAAGTTGAAGGATTTGCTTTCCGTGGAAAATTCAAGCCGGATGCATTGGAAACCGAATGGTGTGAACGGCGAATTCTGGCGCGCATTCATCGCTATACACTTGAGAAATTGCGTAAAGAAATCGAAGCGGTTTCGCCGGCTGATTTCATGCGGTTCTTATTTTCATGGCAGCACGTCGATCCTGCGGAGCGCTTAGAAGGCCAGGAAGCGCTGAATGTAGTTTTGAATCAACTGGAAGGATTTGAAGCGGCGGCAGCGGCTTGGGAATCGGATATTTTACCGGCGCGAATTACCGATTACGATTTTACCTGGCTCGATTTTGCCTGTTTATCCGGCCGCACTGCATGGGGACGATTTCGTGTGAACGGCTCCGGCCGCGGACCTGTCAAATCCACGCCGATCATGCTCGTGCAGAGAACGAATCTGGAAACATGGAAACATTTTTCCGACGCGCCGAAAGAAATTTTAGAATCGCTGTCGCATACGACTAAAAAAGTTTACGAGTTTTTAGTTGAACGCGGCGCATCGTTTTACCATGACATTGTTGACAAGGCCGGTGTGCTCAAGTCACAAGCGGAAGAAGCCATTGCTGAACTTGTTGCGCTCGGAATTGTCACGTCTGACAGTTTTACAGGACTGCGCGCGTTGCTGGTTCCGGCCAAATACAAATTAGCCAGCGCACACGAACGTGGAAAAAAACAAGCTCCTTTCACGATGGATCAGGCTGGACGTTGGGGATTACTTCTGGACAATAGCCAAGTTTCGGGCTCCCTCTCTGCACCTGCTTCAGACAAATCAAACATGGAAATCGAATTTACCGCCCGGCTTTTGCTCAGACGTTACGGCGTGGTGTTCAGAAAACTCGCTGAACGTGAAGCCATTTCGCCGCCGTGGCGCGAATTAGCTAAAATTTACCGGAAGCTCGAAGCGCGCGGTGAAATTCGCGGCGGACGATTTGTTGAAGGCGTGTGGGGCGAGCAGTTCGCACTACCGGAAGCCGTCACGAAATTACGTTCCATCAAAAAAGAACAAAAAACCGGCAAACTTATTTCCATCAGCGCGTCCGATCCGCTCAATCTTCACGGCGTCATCACCGTCGAAAAACGCGTTTCCAATATTGCCGCCAATCGTATTCTCTATCGCGACGGCGTTCCGGTAGCGCTTTTAGACGGCAAAGATGTCACGTTCCTTGAAAACATCAACGAGCCTGAAAAATGGCCTCTGCAAAACGTCCTCGTCCAACGTCCCATTCCTCCAAAATTGCGTTCCTATCTCGGCAAAGGGATTGCGTGA
- a CDS encoding serine/threonine-protein phosphatase, with the protein MNTKSNKKEPRFFETLGEDFRTGNFIDNLRREIRELNDFYLDEEKRTRLKNMNVFKRVIFFIGWILKSMFYRLTPTRRILIIFGLVFTFNEMTFRLHEVDLQINLGSIGGIVIFFILLLELKDKLLAHDELAAGRKIQNALMPEKSPEVPGWSLWLFTRPANEVGGDLVDYLKITDKQYAVVMADVAGKGLRAALFTAKLQATVRALASENIRPSALCKQINAIFHRDSLPNIFASLLYVELAPDSGEIRFVNAGHLPPVILRQPFEYKELAKGGPALGLSKSAAYEEHSVTLQSSEIFFAYSDGLTEACNEAGEFFGSERLAALLSRLQNFPPQTIGETVAAEITRFTGNTRASDDLSMIVVKRI; encoded by the coding sequence ATGAATACTAAATCCAACAAAAAAGAACCGCGATTTTTTGAAACGCTTGGTGAAGACTTTCGCACCGGCAATTTCATCGACAATCTGCGCAGAGAAATCCGTGAGTTGAATGATTTTTACCTCGACGAGGAAAAGCGGACCCGGCTTAAAAATATGAACGTTTTTAAACGCGTGATATTTTTTATCGGATGGATTTTGAAAAGCATGTTTTACCGGCTCACGCCGACAAGACGCATTCTGATCATCTTCGGGCTGGTGTTTACATTCAATGAAATGACGTTTCGTTTGCATGAAGTTGATCTCCAGATTAATCTTGGCTCGATCGGCGGAATCGTCATTTTTTTCATTTTATTACTCGAACTTAAGGACAAATTGCTTGCTCACGACGAATTAGCAGCCGGCCGTAAAATTCAAAACGCCTTAATGCCCGAAAAAAGTCCTGAAGTTCCGGGCTGGTCCTTATGGCTTTTTACAAGGCCGGCGAATGAAGTGGGCGGCGACCTTGTGGATTACCTGAAAATCACCGATAAACAATATGCCGTGGTCATGGCTGATGTCGCCGGCAAAGGCTTGCGTGCGGCGCTGTTTACGGCCAAACTTCAGGCTACCGTCAGGGCGCTCGCCTCCGAAAACATCCGTCCGTCGGCGCTTTGCAAGCAAATCAATGCGATCTTTCATCGCGATAGCCTACCCAATATTTTTGCGTCGCTGTTGTACGTGGAGCTCGCGCCGGATTCCGGAGAAATTCGGTTTGTCAATGCCGGTCATTTGCCACCGGTCATTCTAAGACAGCCGTTTGAATATAAAGAACTCGCCAAAGGCGGCCCGGCGCTTGGTCTATCGAAAAGCGCCGCGTACGAAGAACATTCCGTGACTCTGCAAAGCAGTGAAATATTTTTCGCGTACTCCGACGGACTTACCGAAGCCTGCAACGAAGCCGGCGAGTTTTTCGGATCGGAAAGACTCGCTGCACTCCTGTCCCGTCTTCAGAATTTCCCACCTCAAACGATCGGCGAAACCGTCGCCGCCGAAATCACCCGCTTCACCGGCAACACCCGCGCCAGCGATGATCTGTCGATGATTGTAGTGAAAAGGATTTAA